A region of Bacteroidales bacterium DNA encodes the following proteins:
- a CDS encoding glycosyltransferase translates to MNKLTAIIPFLNEGSEIERTLASIRETAGECVDIILINDCSEDDTDYKAVAIQYGARYYYNAIRQGVARSRDIGVELCETPYFILFDGHMRFYYNHWWNEVTKVLDNNDRAAYCLRCFPLDGQFKIIDSPKSMGACINMDDNSGNSILDIQWRYMDAIPDESLIPISCLIGACYAMSKRYWQYLKGLNGLRTYGCDEAYLSLKTWLEGGVCLLMKDIKVGHIFRQKAPYEIITQDFIYNKLLIAETVFPIANKTKIFSELHRSNPDVCDKAMMMLYENRQLVSDLKNYYRQIFTRDISTFIQFDQSRETTNKFQ, encoded by the coding sequence ATGAACAAGTTAACAGCTATCATCCCTTTTTTGAACGAAGGAAGCGAAATAGAAAGAACGCTTGCCAGCATACGCGAAACCGCAGGCGAATGCGTAGATATAATACTGATCAACGACTGTTCGGAAGATGACACTGATTACAAAGCCGTAGCCATACAATACGGCGCCAGATACTATTATAATGCAATACGTCAAGGAGTAGCGCGTTCACGGGATATTGGAGTTGAATTATGCGAAACACCTTATTTTATCCTGTTTGACGGACATATGAGGTTTTATTATAATCACTGGTGGAACGAGGTAACTAAAGTCCTTGACAACAATGACCGTGCTGCGTATTGTCTCAGGTGTTTCCCTTTGGATGGACAATTTAAAATAATAGATAGTCCTAAATCTATGGGAGCCTGTATCAATATGGATGATAATTCCGGTAACAGCATATTAGACATACAATGGAGATACATGGATGCTATTCCGGATGAATCATTAATTCCAATATCCTGCCTTATTGGAGCCTGCTATGCAATGAGTAAGCGCTACTGGCAATATCTGAAAGGGTTAAACGGATTGCGCACCTATGGCTGCGATGAGGCTTACCTGAGCCTGAAAACGTGGCTCGAAGGTGGAGTTTGTTTATTAATGAAAGATATCAAGGTAGGGCACATTTTCAGACAAAAAGCTCCTTATGAGATCATCACTCAGGATTTTATCTATAATAAACTTTTGATTGCCGAAACAGTATTTCCAATAGCAAATAAAACTAAAATATTCAGCGAATTACACCGTAGTAACCCGGATGTTTGCGATAAAGCTATGATGATGCTGTACGAAAACCGGCAATTGGTATCTGATTTGAAAAATTATTACCGGCAAATCTTTACACGGGATATCAGTACGTTTATTCAATTCGATCAAAGCCGGGAAACAACAAACAAATTTCAGTGA
- a CDS encoding glycosyltransferase, with product MPAITILMPVYNASAFLRETMDSILHQTFTDFELLALDDGSTDGSAEIIQSYSDDRIQYILCPHDFISTLNCGLETARGKYIARMDHDDVMMPERLKVQYEYMEQHPETAACGSAIRMFGSQRGDIICESEHDDIVNLMIKHNPIANPSVMIRRDVLMEHNIRYRREYIFADDFKMWAEMAQAGLRLHNLPQVLLRYRRSSVQATSKYYALQQSNATVIQYEMLNYLLSCIVVDCEEKAELDGFLKKLEEFNEQSFFSKNVYFDFMYEFIRGLRLKGCIALKNVTS from the coding sequence ATGCCTGCAATTACTATTTTAATGCCTGTATATAATGCCAGTGCTTTCCTGAGGGAAACGATGGACAGCATTTTGCACCAAACATTCACCGATTTTGAACTGTTGGCGCTTGATGATGGTTCAACCGATGGGAGTGCGGAAATTATACAATCATATAGTGACGACCGTATACAATATATCTTATGTCCGCATGATTTCATTTCAACTTTGAATTGTGGTTTAGAAACAGCACGGGGAAAATACATTGCAAGGATGGATCATGATGATGTTATGATGCCCGAACGGTTGAAGGTTCAATATGAATATATGGAGCAACACCCGGAAACGGCGGCTTGCGGTTCGGCAATACGGATGTTCGGTTCGCAACGCGGAGACATAATCTGTGAAAGCGAACATGATGATATTGTAAATCTGATGATAAAACACAATCCCATTGCTAATCCAAGCGTTATGATACGGCGGGATGTGTTGATGGAACACAACATCCGTTACAGGCGGGAATATATTTTTGCCGATGATTTTAAAATGTGGGCTGAAATGGCTCAAGCAGGGCTACGACTGCATAATCTGCCTCAAGTTCTTCTTCGTTACAGGCGTTCGTCCGTGCAGGCAACTTCAAAATATTATGCATTGCAACAATCAAATGCCACTGTAATTCAATACGAGATGCTGAACTATCTGTTATCCTGTATTGTTGTAGATTGTGAAGAAAAAGCGGAATTGGACGGGTTTTTGAAAAAATTAGAGGAATTCAATGAACAGTCATTTTTTTCTAAGAATGTATATTTCGATTTTATGTATGAGTTTATACGGGGTCTTCGCTTAAAAGGATGTATCGCCCTCAAAAATGTAACGTCATGA
- a CDS encoding ISAs1 family transposase, whose translation MESIKSYFESVTDFRIEKKCHHKLCDMLIIGLLTYLSHGKDYEDMVLFGNTHEEFLKEFLELKNGIPSHDTFNRVFSVLEPSVLGGCLESHGREVLDILSEKQICFDGKKVKGANPKTWGNAGFYIINVWVSENNLCIGQKKVEDKSNEITTSPALL comes from the coding sequence ATGGAATCTATCAAGAGTTATTTCGAGTCAGTGACAGACTTTCGTATAGAGAAGAAGTGTCACCATAAGTTGTGCGATATGCTGATAATAGGACTTTTGACCTATTTGAGCCATGGGAAAGATTATGAAGATATGGTCTTATTTGGTAACACGCATGAAGAATTTTTGAAAGAATTTTTAGAATTGAAAAATGGAATACCTTCTCATGACACCTTTAATAGAGTGTTTTCGGTATTGGAACCTTCTGTACTTGGGGGCTGTTTAGAATCTCACGGACGAGAGGTATTGGATATTTTGTCGGAAAAGCAAATCTGTTTTGACGGGAAAAAAGTCAAAGGCGCCAATCCCAAAACATGGGGCAATGCAGGTTTCTATATTATCAATGTATGGGTTTCAGAAAACAACTTATGTATAGGTCAGAAAAAAGTAGAAGATAAGAGTAATGAAATTACAACCAGTCCTGCCCTATTGTAA
- a CDS encoding vitamin K epoxide reductase family protein: MSFVLIGREFHQSNRITSKFCKQGTQIDCDKVVGSCFSKIFGFISWAELGAVWFITSPMWVSLSTWLDIWVSPLWYFVLVALLFTLWSLSIQAFVIQRPDCRFREGERRTIGKYPLPEFSGSGVRNSQGNGSSYFHSAIRRQLYCGN; the protein is encoded by the coding sequence ATCAGTTTTGTGTTGATTGGAAGAGAATTTCACCAGTCGAACCGGATCACTAGTAAATTTTGTAAGCAGGGAACCCAAATAGACTGTGATAAAGTGGTCGGTTCCTGTTTTTCCAAAATTTTTGGTTTTATTTCGTGGGCCGAACTGGGTGCAGTATGGTTTATTACTTCCCCTATGTGGGTGAGCCTGTCAACATGGTTGGATATATGGGTTTCTCCGTTATGGTATTTTGTATTGGTCGCTTTGCTCTTTACTTTATGGTCACTATCAATACAAGCATTTGTGATACAAAGGCCCGATTGCCGGTTCAGGGAAGGTGAAAGAAGGACAATCGGCAAATATCCGCTTCCTGAATTTTCCGGATCAGGAGTACGCAATAGTCAAGGGAATGGTTCATCATATTTCCATAGTGCCATCCGGCGACAGTTATATTGTGGAAATTAG